The sequence GACCCGATGCACTTCCGGGACAAACCTCCCGCACCCTGCAGGAGCACAGGAGACGAAACCTCCCTGAAGGGACCCTTCCACCCTTCGACCTTTCCCGCGACGAGATAGTCCATCCCCCCGACAGGTATGCCCTCGAGCATTTCCGTCGGAATGTCCTTTTCATATGGAAAAAGGTTCTTCATGCCGCAGTCATCCCTTTACCTATCCTTCACGACTTGAGGCTCTCCGATGCAGGGGTTGTCTATTATAGGAAGAAAACCAGGGAAACATCAAAGAAAAAACTCCGTGGTCACGAAGTCTCGCGCCCTCCCCGACCGGGGTGGAAAAGCGCCACACGGGACAACTGCCGGTCATGGAGCCTGGAGAGCAGGATGAGCGCAACGATGGAGCCTACAAGGCACCAGAACATGTCCGTCTGCGTATCCCAGACATAGCCCTGCGTTCCGAGAAAGGCCTCGGTGTCCGTCGGATCGGACAGGGATGCCAGCCACTCTATGATCTCATACAACGCCGAAAAGGCGAGAGGCACGGCAATTGAAAAACAAGCAAGCCACTTGCCCCGACCGAGCGGGGATGTGCGCACTATGATCTCCCGCGCGTATATCGCCGGCCCGAAACCTTGCATGAAATGCCCGATCTTGTCGTAGTTATTCCGTGTCCAGCCGAACCAATCCTCCATCCAGAAGCCGAGCGGCACTTTCGCATAGGAATAGTGGCCCCCGAGCATTAGTATCATGGCGTGGAGCGCTATTATGGTGTACGCCAGATCGGTCAGCGGGAAACGCCTGTACGTCAACACCATGATGGGTAACCCAATCATGAACGGGGCAGTCTCAAGGACCCATGTAAGCCAGCTGTCATGGGGGTTGATTCCCGACCAGGCAAAAATGGCAAGGACGATAGCCAGGAGTATCAGGTGGTACTTCTTTGATCGGGACACGTCGGTTATAATAATACATCAGGACAAGAAACAGAATACAAAAAACATGGGGGTGGTTCTATTCTGATTCGGAAAGGTTGATATCGATCCGCAGATCGCTGATCAGACGCTTCTCAGGTTGGACGTGTTACCGATACAGAATTTCCTTATCGTAGGCGAATATAGAACATACAGGATGTACATCGCAAAAGACCTCTGA is a genomic window of Syntrophorhabdus sp. containing:
- a CDS encoding DUF2238 domain-containing protein, translating into MSRSKKYHLILLAIVLAIFAWSGINPHDSWLTWVLETAPFMIGLPIMVLTYRRFPLTDLAYTIIALHAMILMLGGHYSYAKVPLGFWMEDWFGWTRNNYDKIGHFMQGFGPAIYAREIIVRTSPLGRGKWLACFSIAVPLAFSALYEIIEWLASLSDPTDTEAFLGTQGYVWDTQTDMFWCLVGSIVALILLSRLHDRQLSRVALFHPGRGGRETS